One genomic segment of Camarhynchus parvulus unplaced genomic scaffold, STF_HiC, whole genome shotgun sequence includes these proteins:
- the PATL1 gene encoding protein PAT1 homolog 1 isoform X4, whose amino-acid sequence MFRYPSLEDCPLDEDEDAFQALGEEDEDIDQFNDDTFGAGAVDDDWQEAHERLAELEDKAGSSREPDGPVSNDGDVLGDPEDALAERLTRLVIDSELEDPAIMQAVHTRDPPQPGGLNSSIWDSSAVLRRIRGPLLTQEMPSVSVLDYALPQRPPQARDEERDPSERALPRRSSSPIIGSPPVRAIPIGTPPKQAAIPNFNQQILCPKPVHIRATMQQRYPAPYGERMSPNQLCNVPNSSLLGHPFPHSVSPVLTHLQRAQLLGGAQAGRMSPSQFARVSGLVGSPLPSVNPKLLQGRVGQMMSPAGGFRAFFGAPPAPPPSQLPHPPGPGSHLQNLRPQPQMFRPDTTHLHPQHRRLLHQRQQQNRNQHRSLNGSGGDRGGHRSSHQEQIRKDPYANLMLQREKDWVSKIQMMQLQSTDPYLDDYYYQNYFQKLEKLAAAEEVHGDGPKKERTKLITPQVAKLEHTYKPVQFEGSLGKLTVSSVNNPRKMIDAVVTSRSEDDETKEKQVRDKRRQTLVTIEKTYSLLLDVEDYGRRYLLSLEGERPALMGERKQKICDMYDNLRGKAPGQDRPSDDHFMQIMCIRKGKRLVARILPFLSPEQAADVLMATARNLPFLIKKDAQDEVLPCLLRPFSHVLYHLPLGTVTSLVQQLTNLPQSAAAPTNLHLTAVLQNKFGLSLLYLVLSRGEELQSSDTNTELMQDNQWTELMLMATRELLRIPQGALAKPVSIPSNLISLFSRYVDQQKLNLLETKLHLVQGIR is encoded by the exons ATGTTCCGGTACCCG TCCCTGGAGGACTGCCCCCTGGACGAGGATGAAGATGCCTTCCAGGCCCTgggggaggaggatgaagaCATCGACCAGTTCAACGATGACACCTTCGGGGCCGGGGCCGTCG ATGATGACTGGCAGGAGGCCCACGAGCGGCTGGCGGAGCTGGAGGACAAGGCCGGCTCGAGCCGGGAGCCGGACGGTCCCGTTAGCAACGACGGGGACGTCCTGGGCGACCCCGAGGACGCGCTGGCCGAGCGGCTGACGCGCCTCGTCATCGACAGCGAGCTGGAGGACCCGGCCATCATGCAGGCCGTGCACACCAGAGATCCCCCGCAG cctggagggCTGAATTCCAGCATCTGGGACAGTTCAGCCGTGCTGCGGCGTATCCGGGGGCCGCTCCTCACTCAG GAGATGCCCTCGGTGTCCGTGCTGGATTATGCCCTGCCCCAGAGGCCTCCGCAGGCTCGGGATGAGGAGCGGGATCCCTCGGAGCGGGCGCTGCCCCGGCGCTCCTCCTCCCCCATCATCGGGAGCCCCCCGGTCCGGGCCATTCCCATCGGCACCCCCCCCAAACAGGCCGCCATCCCAAACTTCAACCAGCAG ATCCTGTGTCCCAAGCCTGTCCACATCCGAGCTACCATGCAGCAGCGTTATCCCGCTCCCTATGGAGAGAGGATGTCCCCCAACCAGCTCTGCAATGTTCCG AATTCCTCCCTCCTGGGCCACCCGTTCCCCCACAGCGTCTCTCCCGTCCTCACAcacctgcagagagcccagctgCTTGGAGGAGCCCAG GCTGGCCGAATGTCCCCCAGCCAGTTTGCCCGTGTGTCCGGGCTGGTGGGGAGCCCGCTGCCCTCGGTGAATCccaagctgctccagggcagagtTGGGCAGATGATGTCCCCGGCCGGAGGGTTCCGTGCCTTTTTCGGggctccccccgccccgcccccctcACAGCTGCCGCACCCTCCGGGCCCCGGATCCCACCTGCAGAACCTGAg GCCGCAGCCCCAGATGTTCCGGCCGGACACGACCCACCTGCACCCGCAGCACCGCCGGCTCCTGCACCAGCGGCAGCAGCAGAACCGCAA CCAGCACCGGAGCCTCAACGGCTCCGGGGGGGACCGAGGGGGCCACCGGAGCAGCCATCAGGAGCAGATCCGTAAGGATCCCTACGCCAACCTCATGCTGCAGCGGGAAAAGGACTGGGTGTCCAAGATCCAGAtgatgcagctgcagagcactgatCCCTACCTGGATGATTATTATTATCAG aATTACTTCCAGAAGCTGGAAAAGTTGGCAGCAGCCGAGGAAGTGCACGGTGACGGTCCCAAGAAGGAGCGCACTAAACTCATCACCCCTCAGGTGGCCAAGCTGGAGCACACCTACAAGCCAG tGCAGTTTGAGGGCTCGCTGGGGAAGCTCACCGTCTCCAGTGTCAACAACCCCCGGAAGATGATCGACGCCGTGGTGACATCCCGCAGTGAGGATGAT GAGACGAAGGAGAAGCAGGTTCGGGATAAGAGGCGACAGACGCTCGTCACCATTGAGAAG ACATACAGCCTCCTCCTGGATGTGGAGGACTACGGGCGCCGCTACCTCCTGAGCCTGGAAGGGGAGCGGCCAGCCCTGATGGGAGAGAGGAAGCAGAAGATCTGTGACATGTATGACAATCTGAGAGGGAAGGCACCTGGGCAGGACAG gccgAGCGATGACCACTTCATGCAGATCATGTGCATCCGCAAAGGAAAGCGCCTGGTGGCCCGGATCCTGCCCTTCCTGTCTCCGGAGCAAGCGGCCGACGTGCTCATGGCCACGGCCAGGAACCTGCCCTTCCTCATCAAGAAGGATGCTCAGGATGAG GTGCTTCCCTGCCTCTTGAGGCCCTTTTCCCACGTCCTCTACCACCTTCCCTTGGGAACAGTCACCAGCCTTGTGCAGCAGCTCACGAACCTACCTCAGAGCGCCGCCGCTCCCACCAACCTGCACCTCACTGCTGTGCTCCAAAACAAG ttTGGTCTGTCCCTGCTGTACCTGGTCCTGAGCCGAGGGGAGGAATTGCAGAGCTCGGACACGAACACAGAGCTGATGCAGGACAACCAATG
- the PATL1 gene encoding protein PAT1 homolog 1 isoform X1 translates to MRKLVPLGGHTSLEDCPLDEDEDAFQALGEEDEDIDQFNDDTFGAGAVDDDWQEAHERLAELEDKAGSSREPDGPVSNDGDVLGDPEDALAERLTRLVIDSELEDPAIMQAVHTRDPPQQPGGLNSSIWDSSAVLRRIRGPLLTQEMPSVSVLDYALPQRPPQARDEERDPSERALPRRSSSPIIGSPPVRAIPIGTPPKQAAIPNFNQQILCPKPVHIRATMQQRYPAPYGERMSPNQLCNVPNSSLLGHPFPHSVSPVLTHLQRAQLLGGAQAGRMSPSQFARVSGLVGSPLPSVNPKLLQGRVGQMMSPAGGFRAFFGAPPAPPPSQLPHPPGPGSHLQNLRPQPQMFRPDTTHLHPQHRRLLHQRQQQNRNQHRSLNGSGGDRGGHRSSHQEQIRKDPYANLMLQREKDWVSKIQMMQLQSTDPYLDDYYYQNYFQKLEKLAAAEEVHGDGPKKERTKLITPQVAKLEHTYKPVQFEGSLGKLTVSSVNNPRKMIDAVVTSRSEDDETKEKQVRDKRRQTLVTIEKTYSLLLDVEDYGRRYLLSLEGERPALMGERKQKICDMYDNLRGKAPGQDRPSDDHFMQIMCIRKGKRLVARILPFLSPEQAADVLMATARNLPFLIKKDAQDEVLPCLLRPFSHVLYHLPLGTVTSLVQQLTNLPQSAAAPTNLHLTAVLQNKFGLSLLYLVLSRGEELQSSDTNTELMQDNQWTELMLMATRELLRIPQGALAKPVSIPSNLISLFSRYVDQQKLNLLETKLHLVQGIR, encoded by the exons ATGAGGAAGCTGGTCCCCCTCGGGGGTCACACG TCCCTGGAGGACTGCCCCCTGGACGAGGATGAAGATGCCTTCCAGGCCCTgggggaggaggatgaagaCATCGACCAGTTCAACGATGACACCTTCGGGGCCGGGGCCGTCG ATGATGACTGGCAGGAGGCCCACGAGCGGCTGGCGGAGCTGGAGGACAAGGCCGGCTCGAGCCGGGAGCCGGACGGTCCCGTTAGCAACGACGGGGACGTCCTGGGCGACCCCGAGGACGCGCTGGCCGAGCGGCTGACGCGCCTCGTCATCGACAGCGAGCTGGAGGACCCGGCCATCATGCAGGCCGTGCACACCAGAGATCCCCCGCAG cagcctggagggCTGAATTCCAGCATCTGGGACAGTTCAGCCGTGCTGCGGCGTATCCGGGGGCCGCTCCTCACTCAG GAGATGCCCTCGGTGTCCGTGCTGGATTATGCCCTGCCCCAGAGGCCTCCGCAGGCTCGGGATGAGGAGCGGGATCCCTCGGAGCGGGCGCTGCCCCGGCGCTCCTCCTCCCCCATCATCGGGAGCCCCCCGGTCCGGGCCATTCCCATCGGCACCCCCCCCAAACAGGCCGCCATCCCAAACTTCAACCAGCAG ATCCTGTGTCCCAAGCCTGTCCACATCCGAGCTACCATGCAGCAGCGTTATCCCGCTCCCTATGGAGAGAGGATGTCCCCCAACCAGCTCTGCAATGTTCCG AATTCCTCCCTCCTGGGCCACCCGTTCCCCCACAGCGTCTCTCCCGTCCTCACAcacctgcagagagcccagctgCTTGGAGGAGCCCAG GCTGGCCGAATGTCCCCCAGCCAGTTTGCCCGTGTGTCCGGGCTGGTGGGGAGCCCGCTGCCCTCGGTGAATCccaagctgctccagggcagagtTGGGCAGATGATGTCCCCGGCCGGAGGGTTCCGTGCCTTTTTCGGggctccccccgccccgcccccctcACAGCTGCCGCACCCTCCGGGCCCCGGATCCCACCTGCAGAACCTGAg GCCGCAGCCCCAGATGTTCCGGCCGGACACGACCCACCTGCACCCGCAGCACCGCCGGCTCCTGCACCAGCGGCAGCAGCAGAACCGCAA CCAGCACCGGAGCCTCAACGGCTCCGGGGGGGACCGAGGGGGCCACCGGAGCAGCCATCAGGAGCAGATCCGTAAGGATCCCTACGCCAACCTCATGCTGCAGCGGGAAAAGGACTGGGTGTCCAAGATCCAGAtgatgcagctgcagagcactgatCCCTACCTGGATGATTATTATTATCAG aATTACTTCCAGAAGCTGGAAAAGTTGGCAGCAGCCGAGGAAGTGCACGGTGACGGTCCCAAGAAGGAGCGCACTAAACTCATCACCCCTCAGGTGGCCAAGCTGGAGCACACCTACAAGCCAG tGCAGTTTGAGGGCTCGCTGGGGAAGCTCACCGTCTCCAGTGTCAACAACCCCCGGAAGATGATCGACGCCGTGGTGACATCCCGCAGTGAGGATGAT GAGACGAAGGAGAAGCAGGTTCGGGATAAGAGGCGACAGACGCTCGTCACCATTGAGAAG ACATACAGCCTCCTCCTGGATGTGGAGGACTACGGGCGCCGCTACCTCCTGAGCCTGGAAGGGGAGCGGCCAGCCCTGATGGGAGAGAGGAAGCAGAAGATCTGTGACATGTATGACAATCTGAGAGGGAAGGCACCTGGGCAGGACAG gccgAGCGATGACCACTTCATGCAGATCATGTGCATCCGCAAAGGAAAGCGCCTGGTGGCCCGGATCCTGCCCTTCCTGTCTCCGGAGCAAGCGGCCGACGTGCTCATGGCCACGGCCAGGAACCTGCCCTTCCTCATCAAGAAGGATGCTCAGGATGAG GTGCTTCCCTGCCTCTTGAGGCCCTTTTCCCACGTCCTCTACCACCTTCCCTTGGGAACAGTCACCAGCCTTGTGCAGCAGCTCACGAACCTACCTCAGAGCGCCGCCGCTCCCACCAACCTGCACCTCACTGCTGTGCTCCAAAACAAG ttTGGTCTGTCCCTGCTGTACCTGGTCCTGAGCCGAGGGGAGGAATTGCAGAGCTCGGACACGAACACAGAGCTGATGCAGGACAACCAATG
- the PATL1 gene encoding protein PAT1 homolog 1 isoform X2 encodes MRKLVPLGGHTSLEDCPLDEDEDAFQALGEEDEDIDQFNDDTFGAGAVDDDWQEAHERLAELEDKAGSSREPDGPVSNDGDVLGDPEDALAERLTRLVIDSELEDPAIMQAVHTRDPPQPGGLNSSIWDSSAVLRRIRGPLLTQEMPSVSVLDYALPQRPPQARDEERDPSERALPRRSSSPIIGSPPVRAIPIGTPPKQAAIPNFNQQILCPKPVHIRATMQQRYPAPYGERMSPNQLCNVPNSSLLGHPFPHSVSPVLTHLQRAQLLGGAQAGRMSPSQFARVSGLVGSPLPSVNPKLLQGRVGQMMSPAGGFRAFFGAPPAPPPSQLPHPPGPGSHLQNLRPQPQMFRPDTTHLHPQHRRLLHQRQQQNRNQHRSLNGSGGDRGGHRSSHQEQIRKDPYANLMLQREKDWVSKIQMMQLQSTDPYLDDYYYQNYFQKLEKLAAAEEVHGDGPKKERTKLITPQVAKLEHTYKPVQFEGSLGKLTVSSVNNPRKMIDAVVTSRSEDDETKEKQVRDKRRQTLVTIEKTYSLLLDVEDYGRRYLLSLEGERPALMGERKQKICDMYDNLRGKAPGQDRPSDDHFMQIMCIRKGKRLVARILPFLSPEQAADVLMATARNLPFLIKKDAQDEVLPCLLRPFSHVLYHLPLGTVTSLVQQLTNLPQSAAAPTNLHLTAVLQNKFGLSLLYLVLSRGEELQSSDTNTELMQDNQWTELMLMATRELLRIPQGALAKPVSIPSNLISLFSRYVDQQKLNLLETKLHLVQGIR; translated from the exons ATGAGGAAGCTGGTCCCCCTCGGGGGTCACACG TCCCTGGAGGACTGCCCCCTGGACGAGGATGAAGATGCCTTCCAGGCCCTgggggaggaggatgaagaCATCGACCAGTTCAACGATGACACCTTCGGGGCCGGGGCCGTCG ATGATGACTGGCAGGAGGCCCACGAGCGGCTGGCGGAGCTGGAGGACAAGGCCGGCTCGAGCCGGGAGCCGGACGGTCCCGTTAGCAACGACGGGGACGTCCTGGGCGACCCCGAGGACGCGCTGGCCGAGCGGCTGACGCGCCTCGTCATCGACAGCGAGCTGGAGGACCCGGCCATCATGCAGGCCGTGCACACCAGAGATCCCCCGCAG cctggagggCTGAATTCCAGCATCTGGGACAGTTCAGCCGTGCTGCGGCGTATCCGGGGGCCGCTCCTCACTCAG GAGATGCCCTCGGTGTCCGTGCTGGATTATGCCCTGCCCCAGAGGCCTCCGCAGGCTCGGGATGAGGAGCGGGATCCCTCGGAGCGGGCGCTGCCCCGGCGCTCCTCCTCCCCCATCATCGGGAGCCCCCCGGTCCGGGCCATTCCCATCGGCACCCCCCCCAAACAGGCCGCCATCCCAAACTTCAACCAGCAG ATCCTGTGTCCCAAGCCTGTCCACATCCGAGCTACCATGCAGCAGCGTTATCCCGCTCCCTATGGAGAGAGGATGTCCCCCAACCAGCTCTGCAATGTTCCG AATTCCTCCCTCCTGGGCCACCCGTTCCCCCACAGCGTCTCTCCCGTCCTCACAcacctgcagagagcccagctgCTTGGAGGAGCCCAG GCTGGCCGAATGTCCCCCAGCCAGTTTGCCCGTGTGTCCGGGCTGGTGGGGAGCCCGCTGCCCTCGGTGAATCccaagctgctccagggcagagtTGGGCAGATGATGTCCCCGGCCGGAGGGTTCCGTGCCTTTTTCGGggctccccccgccccgcccccctcACAGCTGCCGCACCCTCCGGGCCCCGGATCCCACCTGCAGAACCTGAg GCCGCAGCCCCAGATGTTCCGGCCGGACACGACCCACCTGCACCCGCAGCACCGCCGGCTCCTGCACCAGCGGCAGCAGCAGAACCGCAA CCAGCACCGGAGCCTCAACGGCTCCGGGGGGGACCGAGGGGGCCACCGGAGCAGCCATCAGGAGCAGATCCGTAAGGATCCCTACGCCAACCTCATGCTGCAGCGGGAAAAGGACTGGGTGTCCAAGATCCAGAtgatgcagctgcagagcactgatCCCTACCTGGATGATTATTATTATCAG aATTACTTCCAGAAGCTGGAAAAGTTGGCAGCAGCCGAGGAAGTGCACGGTGACGGTCCCAAGAAGGAGCGCACTAAACTCATCACCCCTCAGGTGGCCAAGCTGGAGCACACCTACAAGCCAG tGCAGTTTGAGGGCTCGCTGGGGAAGCTCACCGTCTCCAGTGTCAACAACCCCCGGAAGATGATCGACGCCGTGGTGACATCCCGCAGTGAGGATGAT GAGACGAAGGAGAAGCAGGTTCGGGATAAGAGGCGACAGACGCTCGTCACCATTGAGAAG ACATACAGCCTCCTCCTGGATGTGGAGGACTACGGGCGCCGCTACCTCCTGAGCCTGGAAGGGGAGCGGCCAGCCCTGATGGGAGAGAGGAAGCAGAAGATCTGTGACATGTATGACAATCTGAGAGGGAAGGCACCTGGGCAGGACAG gccgAGCGATGACCACTTCATGCAGATCATGTGCATCCGCAAAGGAAAGCGCCTGGTGGCCCGGATCCTGCCCTTCCTGTCTCCGGAGCAAGCGGCCGACGTGCTCATGGCCACGGCCAGGAACCTGCCCTTCCTCATCAAGAAGGATGCTCAGGATGAG GTGCTTCCCTGCCTCTTGAGGCCCTTTTCCCACGTCCTCTACCACCTTCCCTTGGGAACAGTCACCAGCCTTGTGCAGCAGCTCACGAACCTACCTCAGAGCGCCGCCGCTCCCACCAACCTGCACCTCACTGCTGTGCTCCAAAACAAG ttTGGTCTGTCCCTGCTGTACCTGGTCCTGAGCCGAGGGGAGGAATTGCAGAGCTCGGACACGAACACAGAGCTGATGCAGGACAACCAATG
- the PATL1 gene encoding protein PAT1 homolog 1 isoform X3, producing MFRYPSLEDCPLDEDEDAFQALGEEDEDIDQFNDDTFGAGAVDDDWQEAHERLAELEDKAGSSREPDGPVSNDGDVLGDPEDALAERLTRLVIDSELEDPAIMQAVHTRDPPQQPGGLNSSIWDSSAVLRRIRGPLLTQEMPSVSVLDYALPQRPPQARDEERDPSERALPRRSSSPIIGSPPVRAIPIGTPPKQAAIPNFNQQILCPKPVHIRATMQQRYPAPYGERMSPNQLCNVPNSSLLGHPFPHSVSPVLTHLQRAQLLGGAQAGRMSPSQFARVSGLVGSPLPSVNPKLLQGRVGQMMSPAGGFRAFFGAPPAPPPSQLPHPPGPGSHLQNLRPQPQMFRPDTTHLHPQHRRLLHQRQQQNRNQHRSLNGSGGDRGGHRSSHQEQIRKDPYANLMLQREKDWVSKIQMMQLQSTDPYLDDYYYQNYFQKLEKLAAAEEVHGDGPKKERTKLITPQVAKLEHTYKPVQFEGSLGKLTVSSVNNPRKMIDAVVTSRSEDDETKEKQVRDKRRQTLVTIEKTYSLLLDVEDYGRRYLLSLEGERPALMGERKQKICDMYDNLRGKAPGQDRPSDDHFMQIMCIRKGKRLVARILPFLSPEQAADVLMATARNLPFLIKKDAQDEVLPCLLRPFSHVLYHLPLGTVTSLVQQLTNLPQSAAAPTNLHLTAVLQNKFGLSLLYLVLSRGEELQSSDTNTELMQDNQWTELMLMATRELLRIPQGALAKPVSIPSNLISLFSRYVDQQKLNLLETKLHLVQGIR from the exons ATGTTCCGGTACCCG TCCCTGGAGGACTGCCCCCTGGACGAGGATGAAGATGCCTTCCAGGCCCTgggggaggaggatgaagaCATCGACCAGTTCAACGATGACACCTTCGGGGCCGGGGCCGTCG ATGATGACTGGCAGGAGGCCCACGAGCGGCTGGCGGAGCTGGAGGACAAGGCCGGCTCGAGCCGGGAGCCGGACGGTCCCGTTAGCAACGACGGGGACGTCCTGGGCGACCCCGAGGACGCGCTGGCCGAGCGGCTGACGCGCCTCGTCATCGACAGCGAGCTGGAGGACCCGGCCATCATGCAGGCCGTGCACACCAGAGATCCCCCGCAG cagcctggagggCTGAATTCCAGCATCTGGGACAGTTCAGCCGTGCTGCGGCGTATCCGGGGGCCGCTCCTCACTCAG GAGATGCCCTCGGTGTCCGTGCTGGATTATGCCCTGCCCCAGAGGCCTCCGCAGGCTCGGGATGAGGAGCGGGATCCCTCGGAGCGGGCGCTGCCCCGGCGCTCCTCCTCCCCCATCATCGGGAGCCCCCCGGTCCGGGCCATTCCCATCGGCACCCCCCCCAAACAGGCCGCCATCCCAAACTTCAACCAGCAG ATCCTGTGTCCCAAGCCTGTCCACATCCGAGCTACCATGCAGCAGCGTTATCCCGCTCCCTATGGAGAGAGGATGTCCCCCAACCAGCTCTGCAATGTTCCG AATTCCTCCCTCCTGGGCCACCCGTTCCCCCACAGCGTCTCTCCCGTCCTCACAcacctgcagagagcccagctgCTTGGAGGAGCCCAG GCTGGCCGAATGTCCCCCAGCCAGTTTGCCCGTGTGTCCGGGCTGGTGGGGAGCCCGCTGCCCTCGGTGAATCccaagctgctccagggcagagtTGGGCAGATGATGTCCCCGGCCGGAGGGTTCCGTGCCTTTTTCGGggctccccccgccccgcccccctcACAGCTGCCGCACCCTCCGGGCCCCGGATCCCACCTGCAGAACCTGAg GCCGCAGCCCCAGATGTTCCGGCCGGACACGACCCACCTGCACCCGCAGCACCGCCGGCTCCTGCACCAGCGGCAGCAGCAGAACCGCAA CCAGCACCGGAGCCTCAACGGCTCCGGGGGGGACCGAGGGGGCCACCGGAGCAGCCATCAGGAGCAGATCCGTAAGGATCCCTACGCCAACCTCATGCTGCAGCGGGAAAAGGACTGGGTGTCCAAGATCCAGAtgatgcagctgcagagcactgatCCCTACCTGGATGATTATTATTATCAG aATTACTTCCAGAAGCTGGAAAAGTTGGCAGCAGCCGAGGAAGTGCACGGTGACGGTCCCAAGAAGGAGCGCACTAAACTCATCACCCCTCAGGTGGCCAAGCTGGAGCACACCTACAAGCCAG tGCAGTTTGAGGGCTCGCTGGGGAAGCTCACCGTCTCCAGTGTCAACAACCCCCGGAAGATGATCGACGCCGTGGTGACATCCCGCAGTGAGGATGAT GAGACGAAGGAGAAGCAGGTTCGGGATAAGAGGCGACAGACGCTCGTCACCATTGAGAAG ACATACAGCCTCCTCCTGGATGTGGAGGACTACGGGCGCCGCTACCTCCTGAGCCTGGAAGGGGAGCGGCCAGCCCTGATGGGAGAGAGGAAGCAGAAGATCTGTGACATGTATGACAATCTGAGAGGGAAGGCACCTGGGCAGGACAG gccgAGCGATGACCACTTCATGCAGATCATGTGCATCCGCAAAGGAAAGCGCCTGGTGGCCCGGATCCTGCCCTTCCTGTCTCCGGAGCAAGCGGCCGACGTGCTCATGGCCACGGCCAGGAACCTGCCCTTCCTCATCAAGAAGGATGCTCAGGATGAG GTGCTTCCCTGCCTCTTGAGGCCCTTTTCCCACGTCCTCTACCACCTTCCCTTGGGAACAGTCACCAGCCTTGTGCAGCAGCTCACGAACCTACCTCAGAGCGCCGCCGCTCCCACCAACCTGCACCTCACTGCTGTGCTCCAAAACAAG ttTGGTCTGTCCCTGCTGTACCTGGTCCTGAGCCGAGGGGAGGAATTGCAGAGCTCGGACACGAACACAGAGCTGATGCAGGACAACCAATG